The following are encoded together in the Pseudomonas sediminis genome:
- the cysK gene encoding cysteine synthase A, with protein MSRIFADNSQAIGNTPLVMINRLGPKGVTILAKIEGRNPAYSVKCRIGASMIWDAEERGVLKPGMTIVEPTSGNTGIGLAFVAAARGYKLVLTMPASMSLERRKVLKALGAELVLTEPAKGMKGAIEKANELAAANPDYYLPQQFENPANPSIHEKTTGPEIWRDTEGAIDVLVAGVGTGGTITGVSRYIKQTQGKPILSVAVEPVGSPVISQTLAGDEVKPAPHKIQGIGAGFVPKNLDLAMVDQVEQVNDDDAKAMALRLMREEGILCGISCGAAMVAAVRLAEKPEMQGKTIVVILPDSGERYLSSMLFSDMFTEQELQQ; from the coding sequence ATGAGCCGCATTTTCGCTGACAACTCCCAGGCCATCGGTAACACGCCGCTGGTGATGATCAATCGCCTGGGACCGAAAGGTGTGACCATCCTCGCCAAGATCGAGGGGCGCAACCCAGCCTATTCGGTCAAGTGCCGCATCGGTGCCAGCATGATCTGGGATGCCGAGGAGCGCGGCGTACTCAAACCGGGCATGACCATCGTCGAACCGACCTCGGGCAACACCGGCATCGGCCTGGCCTTCGTCGCTGCCGCACGTGGCTACAAGCTGGTGCTGACCATGCCGGCCTCGATGAGCCTGGAGCGGCGCAAGGTACTCAAGGCCTTGGGCGCCGAACTGGTACTTACCGAGCCGGCCAAAGGCATGAAGGGCGCCATCGAGAAGGCCAACGAACTGGCCGCCGCCAACCCTGACTATTACCTGCCGCAGCAGTTCGAGAACCCGGCCAACCCGTCCATCCACGAGAAGACCACCGGCCCGGAAATCTGGCGTGACACCGAAGGCGCCATCGACGTGCTGGTCGCGGGCGTGGGGACTGGCGGCACCATCACCGGGGTTTCGCGTTACATCAAGCAGACCCAGGGCAAGCCGATCCTCTCGGTCGCGGTGGAGCCAGTGGGGTCGCCGGTAATCAGCCAGACCCTGGCGGGTGACGAGGTCAAGCCGGCCCCGCACAAGATCCAGGGCATCGGCGCCGGTTTCGTGCCGAAGAACCTCGATCTGGCGATGGTCGATCAGGTCGAGCAGGTCAATGACGACGACGCCAAGGCCATGGCCCTGCGCCTGATGCGTGAGGAAGGCATTCTCTGCGGTATCTCTTGCGGCGCAGCGATGGTGGCGGCTGTGCGTCTGGCGGAGAAACCGGAGATGCAGGGCAAGACCATCGTGGTGATCCTGCCGGACTCCGGCGAGCGCTACCTGTCGAGCATGCTGTTCAGCGATATGTTCACCGAGCAGGAGTTGCAGCAGTAA
- a CDS encoding DUF748 domain-containing protein — MKRRYSWPLRALLVALLLVLAAQLTLPWLIRDYLNGKLADMGDYRGHIADIDLAWWRGAYRINDLRIVKSSGDVPVPLLDAPLIDLAVSWRALWSEHAVVAEVFFERPQLNFVDGGENDQATQTGAGTDWRDQLNKLLPITLNELRVIDGRISFHNFSTDPQVELSADQVNASLYNLTNVGDEPGDRVAHFGGRALLLEHAPLEAEATFDPFEQFEDFELRLRAKDIDLTRFNDFARAYGRFDFKRGNGDLVIEAQAKNAQLNGYIKPLLRDVEVFDWEQDVEDEDKGVLRSLWEAIVGGSETLLKNQRRDQFATRVELSGSVHDQQTSAFQAFIAILRNAFVEAFTPRYERPPPQQDGS, encoded by the coding sequence ATGAAACGACGTTACAGCTGGCCCCTCAGGGCTCTGCTTGTTGCACTGCTGCTGGTGCTGGCGGCGCAGCTTACGCTGCCCTGGTTGATCCGCGACTACCTCAACGGCAAGCTCGCCGACATGGGCGACTACCGCGGGCATATCGCTGATATCGACCTGGCCTGGTGGCGCGGCGCCTATCGCATCAACGACCTGCGCATCGTCAAGAGCAGCGGCGACGTACCAGTACCGCTGCTCGACGCGCCGCTGATCGATCTGGCGGTAAGCTGGAGGGCATTGTGGTCGGAACACGCCGTGGTCGCGGAAGTGTTCTTCGAGCGCCCACAACTGAACTTCGTCGATGGCGGCGAAAACGACCAAGCCACCCAGACCGGTGCCGGCACCGACTGGCGCGATCAGTTGAACAAGCTGCTGCCCATCACCCTCAACGAACTGCGGGTGATCGACGGCCGCATCAGCTTTCACAACTTCAGCACCGACCCCCAGGTGGAACTGAGCGCTGACCAGGTCAACGCCAGCCTCTACAACCTCACCAATGTCGGTGACGAGCCGGGCGACCGCGTCGCGCACTTCGGAGGTCGCGCGCTGTTGCTGGAGCACGCGCCACTGGAAGCCGAGGCGACCTTCGACCCGTTCGAGCAATTCGAGGACTTCGAACTGCGCCTGCGCGCGAAGGACATCGACCTGACGCGCTTCAACGACTTCGCCCGCGCCTACGGCCGCTTCGACTTCAAACGCGGCAACGGCGACCTGGTGATCGAAGCGCAGGCCAAAAATGCTCAGCTCAACGGCTACATCAAACCCCTGCTTCGCGATGTCGAGGTGTTCGACTGGGAGCAGGACGTCGAAGACGAAGATAAAGGTGTACTGCGCTCGCTTTGGGAGGCCATCGTCGGCGGCAGCGAGACGCTGTTGAAGAATCAGCGCCGTGACCAGTTCGCCACCCGCGTCGAACTCAGCGGCAGCGTGCACGACCAGCAGACCAGTGCATTCCAGGCCTTCATCGCCATCCTGCGCAACGCGTTCGTCGAAGCCTTCACACCCCGCTACGAACGCCCACCACCCCAGCAGGACGGCAGCTGA
- a CDS encoding AAA family ATPase has protein sequence MKFEGTQSYVATDDLKLAVNAAITLQRPLLVKGEPGTGKTMLAEQLADAFGAKLITWHIKSTTKAHQGLYEYDAVSRLRDSQLDSDKVHDVRNYIKKGKLWEAFEADERVILLIDEIDKADIEFPNDLLQELDKMEFYVYETNETIKAKQRPIIIITSNNEKELPDAFLRRCFFHYIAFPDRDTLKKIVDVHYPNISGELVAEALDVFFDVRKVPGLKKKPSTSELVDWLKLLMADNIGEAVLRERDPTKAIPPLAGALVKNEQDVQLLERLAFMTRRASR, from the coding sequence ATGAAGTTCGAAGGCACCCAGTCCTACGTCGCCACCGACGACCTCAAGCTCGCGGTCAACGCCGCCATCACCCTGCAGCGCCCGCTGCTGGTCAAGGGTGAGCCGGGCACCGGCAAGACCATGCTCGCCGAGCAACTGGCCGACGCCTTCGGCGCCAAGCTGATCACCTGGCACATCAAATCCACCACCAAGGCGCATCAGGGCCTGTACGAATACGATGCGGTCAGCCGCCTACGCGACTCGCAGCTCGACTCCGACAAGGTTCACGACGTTCGCAACTACATCAAGAAAGGCAAGCTGTGGGAGGCGTTCGAGGCCGACGAGCGCGTGATCCTGCTGATCGACGAGATCGACAAGGCCGACATCGAGTTCCCCAACGACCTGTTGCAGGAACTCGACAAGATGGAGTTCTACGTTTACGAGACCAACGAGACGATCAAGGCCAAGCAGCGCCCGATCATCATCATCACCTCGAACAACGAGAAGGAACTGCCGGACGCCTTCCTGCGTCGCTGCTTCTTCCACTACATCGCCTTCCCCGATCGCGACACGCTGAAGAAGATCGTCGACGTGCACTACCCCAACATCAGCGGCGAGCTGGTGGCCGAGGCGCTGGACGTGTTCTTCGACGTGCGCAAGGTACCGGGCCTGAAGAAGAAGCCCTCGACCAGCGAACTGGTGGACTGGCTCAAGCTGCTGATGGCCGACAACATCGGTGAAGCCGTGCTGCGCGAACGCGACCCGACCAAGGCCATCCCGCCGCTGGCTGGCGCTCTGGTGAAGAACGAGCAAGACGTGCAGTTGCTCGAGCGCCTGGCCTTCATGACCCGCCGCGCTTCGCGGTAA
- a CDS encoding vWA domain-containing protein — MLLNLFNEMRAAKVPVSVRELLDLINALKHNVVLADMDEFYYLARAILVKDERHFDKFDRAFGAYFKGLENLNEHIEAMIPEEWLRKEFERLLTDEEKAQIQSLGGLDKLIEEFKKRLEEQKEKHAGGNKWIGTGGTSPFGSGGYNPEGIRVGDAGKRQGKAAKVWDQREYKNLDDQVELGTRNIKVALRRLRKFARQGAAEELDLDGTIDHTAKDGGLLNIQMRPERRNTVKLLLLLDIGGSMDAHVKVCEELFSACKTEFKHLEYFYFHNFIYESVWKNNMRRTSERTSTLDLLHKYGADYKVVFVGDAAMAPYEITQAGGSVEHWNEEAGYVWMKRFTEKFKKIIWINPYPKDTWNYTASTGLVRELIEDRMYPLTLQGLEDGMKYLSK; from the coding sequence ATGCTGCTCAACCTATTCAACGAAATGCGCGCGGCCAAGGTGCCGGTGTCGGTGCGCGAGTTGCTCGACCTGATCAACGCGCTCAAGCACAACGTCGTGCTCGCCGACATGGACGAGTTCTATTACCTGGCGCGCGCGATCCTGGTGAAGGACGAACGTCACTTCGACAAGTTCGACCGCGCCTTCGGCGCCTACTTCAAGGGCCTGGAAAACCTCAACGAGCACATCGAGGCGATGATCCCCGAGGAATGGCTGCGCAAGGAATTCGAGCGCCTGCTGACCGACGAGGAAAAGGCGCAGATCCAGAGCCTGGGCGGCCTGGACAAGCTGATCGAGGAATTCAAGAAGCGCCTCGAGGAGCAAAAAGAGAAGCACGCCGGCGGCAACAAGTGGATCGGCACCGGTGGCACCAGCCCGTTCGGCTCCGGCGGCTACAACCCGGAAGGCATTCGTGTCGGCGATGCCGGCAAGCGCCAGGGCAAGGCCGCCAAGGTGTGGGATCAGCGTGAGTACAAGAACCTCGACGACCAGGTCGAGCTGGGCACGCGCAACATCAAGGTGGCGCTGCGCCGTCTGCGCAAGTTCGCCCGCCAGGGCGCAGCCGAAGAGCTCGATCTGGACGGCACCATCGATCACACGGCGAAAGATGGCGGCCTGCTCAACATCCAGATGCGCCCGGAGCGACGCAACACGGTCAAGCTCCTGCTGTTGCTGGATATCGGTGGTTCGATGGATGCTCACGTCAAGGTCTGCGAGGAGCTGTTCTCGGCGTGCAAGACCGAGTTCAAGCATCTTGAATATTTCTACTTCCACAACTTCATCTACGAGAGCGTGTGGAAGAACAACATGCGCCGCACCAGCGAGCGCACCTCGACCCTGGACTTGCTGCACAAGTACGGCGCCGACTACAAGGTGGTGTTCGTCGGCGACGCGGCCATGGCGCCCTACGAAATTACCCAGGCCGGCGGCAGCGTCGAGCACTGGAACGAGGAAGCCGGCTACGTCTGGATGAAGCGCTTCACCGAAAAGTTCAAGAAGATCATCTGGATCAACCCCTACCCCAAGGACACCTGGAACTACACCGCCTCCACCGGCCTGGTGCGCGAGCTGATCGAAGATCGCATGTACCCGCTGACCCTGCAGGGTCTGGAAGACGGCATGAAGTACCTGTCCAAGTAA
- a CDS encoding DUF2167 domain-containing protein: protein MSIKDSILAAALAAVLPFTCAAYANPETEPDSVAVSEDIGESDDSAQYINPEEFVASLEFKSGRVVLGNDLATLNLPDSLVFLDGENAQRLLVDAWGNPPDDVPPLGMILPADVSPLADESWGVTVEYEDSGYVSDEDAADIDYGDMLKDMQTDMREANTWREENGYEPVQLVGWAAAPRYDAEGKKLHWAKELKFGDSETNTLNYNIRVLGRKGVLVLNFVANMDQLAEIEANVPAVLAATDFNPGQRYAEFDPDLDTVAAYGLGALVAGKVAAKTGLLALLLVLLKKFWFIPVVLGGWLFKRIGLRKKDTSSEEASAPVTPMVAPAEAKPEEPVQTPAQTVMDLNKSDDADKR from the coding sequence ATGTCGATCAAGGATTCGATCCTGGCAGCCGCGCTGGCTGCTGTCCTGCCATTCACCTGTGCCGCCTACGCCAACCCCGAGACCGAGCCAGACAGCGTCGCGGTCAGCGAGGACATCGGCGAGAGCGATGATTCGGCGCAGTACATCAACCCGGAAGAATTCGTCGCCAGCCTGGAGTTCAAGAGCGGCCGCGTCGTCCTGGGCAATGATCTTGCCACCCTCAACCTGCCCGATTCGCTGGTGTTTCTTGACGGTGAGAATGCCCAGCGCCTGCTGGTCGACGCTTGGGGCAACCCGCCGGATGACGTCCCGCCGCTGGGCATGATCCTGCCGGCCGACGTGTCGCCGTTGGCCGATGAATCCTGGGGCGTGACCGTCGAATATGAAGATAGTGGCTACGTGTCCGACGAGGACGCCGCTGACATCGACTATGGCGACATGCTCAAGGACATGCAGACCGACATGCGCGAGGCCAACACCTGGCGTGAAGAGAACGGTTACGAGCCGGTACAACTGGTCGGCTGGGCCGCAGCGCCACGCTACGATGCCGAAGGCAAGAAACTGCATTGGGCCAAGGAACTGAAGTTCGGTGACAGTGAGACCAACACCCTGAACTACAACATCCGCGTGCTCGGCCGTAAGGGCGTGCTGGTGCTGAACTTCGTCGCCAATATGGATCAACTGGCGGAAATCGAGGCCAATGTGCCGGCCGTACTGGCTGCGACCGACTTCAACCCTGGTCAGCGCTATGCCGAATTCGACCCGGATCTGGATACCGTGGCGGCCTATGGCCTGGGTGCGCTGGTGGCTGGCAAGGTGGCTGCCAAGACCGGTTTGCTGGCGCTGTTGCTGGTACTGCTGAAGAAATTCTGGTTCATCCCGGTGGTGTTGGGCGGTTGGCTGTTCAAGCGCATCGGCCTGCGCAAGAAGGACACTTCGAGTGAAGAGGCGAGCGCCCCTGTCACGCCTATGGTAGCGCCCGCCGAAGCCAAGCCGGAGGAGCCCGTGCAGACGCCGGCACAGACGGTGATGGACCTGAACAAGTCGGACGATGCGGATAAACGCTGA
- a CDS encoding DUF2937 family protein: MLRSYLRLTLFAFGLLLGVQVPGFIDDYAKRVEAHRLESQQSLKGFQETARNFFKGDMDALVAHYRVSDDPVMRSDAKSVGHLVQRSALLEREWQAMQGPWYTQAWHLATGADHELFEETLQAYRYQVLFTPDAILWGVISALLLAWLTEVLVVLCGWLFGAGRTRRAQQRHWH, encoded by the coding sequence ATGCTTAGAAGCTACCTGCGTCTGACGCTGTTCGCCTTCGGCCTGTTACTTGGCGTGCAGGTGCCGGGTTTCATCGATGACTACGCCAAGCGCGTCGAGGCCCATCGCCTGGAGTCGCAGCAAAGCCTCAAAGGCTTTCAGGAAACTGCGCGCAATTTCTTCAAGGGCGATATGGACGCACTGGTGGCGCACTACCGCGTCAGCGACGATCCGGTGATGCGCAGCGATGCCAAGAGCGTCGGGCACCTGGTGCAGCGCTCCGCCTTGCTTGAGCGTGAATGGCAGGCCATGCAGGGCCCTTGGTATACCCAGGCCTGGCACCTGGCGACTGGTGCCGATCATGAGCTGTTCGAGGAAACCCTGCAGGCGTACCGCTATCAGGTGCTGTTCACCCCGGATGCAATTCTCTGGGGCGTGATCAGCGCCTTGCTGCTGGCCTGGTTGACCGAGGTGCTGGTGGTACTGTGCGGCTGGCTGTTCGGAGCGGGGCGCACCCGACGAGCGCAGCAACGGCACTGGCACTGA
- a CDS encoding class II glutamine amidotransferase: MCELLGMSANVPTDIVFSFTGLMQRGGRTGPHRDGWGIGFYEGRGLRLFQDPRASSESEVAQLVQRYPIKSKVVIGHIRQANVGKVCLVNTHPFSRELWGRNWCFAHNGQLAGLQGATSFYRPIGETDSEAAFCDLLNRVRRAFPEPVSVEMLLPVLVAACASYRQLGVFNCLLSDGDWLFSFCSTKLAHITRRAPFGPAQLKDADLKVDFQSETTPNDVVTVIATEPLTENEQWSLYQPGEWRLWRRGECITHGKA; this comes from the coding sequence ATGTGCGAATTGCTCGGCATGAGCGCCAATGTACCCACCGATATCGTGTTCAGTTTCACCGGGCTGATGCAGCGTGGTGGCCGCACCGGCCCGCATCGCGATGGCTGGGGCATCGGCTTCTACGAAGGGCGCGGCCTGCGTCTGTTTCAGGACCCGCGGGCGAGCAGTGAGTCCGAGGTGGCGCAGTTGGTGCAGCGCTACCCGATCAAGAGCAAGGTGGTGATCGGCCACATTCGTCAGGCCAACGTCGGCAAGGTTTGCCTGGTCAACACCCATCCCTTCAGCCGCGAGCTGTGGGGGCGTAACTGGTGTTTCGCACACAACGGGCAACTGGCCGGCCTGCAGGGCGCTACCAGTTTCTACCGACCGATAGGCGAGACCGACAGCGAGGCAGCGTTCTGCGACCTGCTCAACCGCGTGCGCCGGGCCTTTCCCGAGCCGGTATCGGTGGAAATGCTGCTGCCGGTGCTGGTAGCGGCGTGTGCCAGCTACCGTCAGCTTGGCGTGTTCAACTGCCTGCTCAGCGACGGCGATTGGCTGTTCAGCTTCTGCTCGACCAAGCTGGCGCATATCACCCGGCGCGCGCCGTTCGGCCCCGCGCAACTCAAGGACGCCGACCTGAAGGTGGATTTCCAGTCGGAAACCACACCCAATGATGTGGTCACGGTGATCGCCACCGAGCCGTTGACCGAGAACGAGCAGTGGTCGCTGTACCAGCCGGGCGAATGGCGCCTGTGGCGACGCGGCGAATGCATCACTCACGGCAAGGCCTGA
- a CDS encoding HIT family protein: MDCVFCAIAEQRLPAHRLYEDDDFIVLLDIFPMRPAHVLIVSRLHAPFLRDLPPAVRERLLTLAERIAAALREAGFGKNGINLLINDGPDSNQHVPHFHLHLIPRQPGDLPALLWRLLVRFLPMGRKRIEARLQDGADRLRLILGKEN, encoded by the coding sequence ATGGATTGCGTGTTTTGTGCCATTGCCGAGCAACGGCTACCCGCTCATCGCCTTTATGAGGATGATGATTTCATCGTGCTGCTGGATATCTTCCCGATGCGGCCGGCCCATGTGTTGATCGTCAGTCGTCTGCATGCACCGTTTCTGCGTGACTTGCCGCCGGCGGTGCGTGAGCGTCTGCTGACGCTGGCCGAGCGTATCGCCGCCGCGCTGCGCGAGGCGGGCTTTGGCAAGAATGGCATCAACCTGCTGATCAACGATGGCCCAGATTCCAATCAGCACGTGCCCCACTTTCATTTACACCTGATTCCACGCCAGCCAGGCGACCTGCCGGCGCTGCTCTGGCGATTGTTGGTGCGTTTTCTGCCAATGGGCCGCAAGCGAATCGAAGCACGTCTGCAAGATGGAGCCGATCGTCTACGCCTGATCCTCGGCAAGGAGAATTGA
- a CDS encoding MFS transporter, with protein MMTENDYLMAWAAYGIAALGCLLVWMRLTSWMWRYLREPLAVLVAVLLFSPTIVDPTRELFAPALAVTAMDVLLKVGNNAWRAVADLALYSLIALAVYLLFVAVRWPIERWWKGRKGEQVAEADEDPRTLRERMEEDDDLPARDYGRDRSGRMEPRI; from the coding sequence ATGATGACTGAAAACGACTACCTCATGGCCTGGGCGGCCTACGGGATTGCTGCCCTGGGTTGCCTGTTGGTGTGGATGCGCCTGACCAGCTGGATGTGGCGCTACCTGCGCGAACCGCTCGCCGTGCTGGTGGCCGTGCTGCTGTTCAGCCCGACCATTGTCGATCCAACGCGTGAACTGTTTGCGCCGGCCCTTGCGGTCACCGCCATGGACGTGTTGCTCAAGGTCGGCAACAACGCCTGGCGTGCTGTCGCCGATCTGGCGCTCTACAGCTTGATTGCGCTGGCCGTATATCTGCTGTTCGTCGCCGTGCGCTGGCCCATCGAACGCTGGTGGAAGGGGCGCAAGGGTGAGCAGGTGGCCGAGGCCGACGAAGACCCGCGTACCTTGCGCGAGCGTATGGAAGAGGACGACGACCTGCCAGCACGCGATTACGGGCGTGATCGTTCGGGTCGCATGGAACCCCGTATTTGA
- a CDS encoding S9 family peptidase, producing the protein MSSAPIARQEVGKDPYRWLENRDSDEVLAHLQAENAYLDAVLEPQRALREQLFEEIKGRIRETDLSLPTPWGDYLYYQRTTAGDEYPRHYRCRRPADGSLQVDSASETLLLDPNALAGGGFLSVGAFSISPDQQRLAYSLDSSGDEIYRLFVKELASGEISELPFDDCDGSMTWANDSQTLFFTELDETHRPYKLYRHCLGDSTAQAVFEEEDGRFFLHCYRSSSERQLILQLGSKTTSEVWVLDAQQPQGDFNCLAPREEGHEYDVDHGMLDGQWCWLIRSNQSGINFTLYRATEAKPQRPHWQQIRAHDPQVMLEGATLNQRALTLALREGGLPILEVQPQGQAPYRVQLPDAAYSLYVQDCLEFHSPVIRLRYEALNRPAQVRQLELATGEQQVLKQTPVEGPFDADAYESRRLWASAADGTQIPISLVARREVFAAGKPAPLYLYGYGAYGASLDPWFSHARLSLLERGFVFAIAHIRGGGEMGEAWYRAGKLEHKQNTFDDFIASAERLIAEGLTTTSQLAISGGSAGGLLIGAVLNQRPELFAAAIAEVPFVDVLNTMLNPDLPLTVTEYDEWGDPNQPEVFERIKAYAPYENVRAQTYPPILAVAGYNDSRVQYWEAAKWVAKLRRDKTDDNLLLLKTDLGAGHGGMSGRYQGIKDVALEYAFLFRVLGIAHP; encoded by the coding sequence ATGTCCTCTGCCCCCATCGCCCGCCAGGAAGTCGGCAAAGATCCCTATCGCTGGCTGGAAAACCGCGACAGCGATGAGGTCCTGGCGCACCTGCAGGCAGAAAACGCCTACCTGGATGCCGTGCTGGAGCCGCAACGAGCCCTGCGCGAGCAACTGTTCGAGGAGATCAAGGGGCGTATCCGCGAGACTGATCTGTCGCTGCCCACGCCCTGGGGCGACTACCTCTACTACCAGCGCACCACGGCCGGTGATGAGTATCCACGGCACTATCGCTGCCGTCGTCCAGCCGATGGTTCGCTGCAGGTCGACAGTGCCAGCGAAACGCTGCTGCTCGACCCCAACGCGCTGGCCGGTGGCGGTTTTCTTTCCGTGGGTGCATTCAGCATCAGCCCCGACCAGCAGCGCCTGGCCTACAGCCTCGACAGCAGCGGCGACGAGATCTACCGCCTGTTCGTCAAGGAGCTCGCCAGCGGCGAAATCAGCGAACTGCCCTTCGACGACTGCGACGGCAGCATGACCTGGGCCAATGACAGCCAGACGCTGTTCTTTACAGAACTGGACGAGACCCATCGCCCCTACAAGCTCTACCGTCACTGCCTAGGTGACAGCACTGCGCAGGCCGTATTCGAGGAAGAGGATGGCCGCTTCTTTCTGCATTGCTACCGCTCCAGCTCCGAGCGCCAGCTGATTTTGCAACTGGGCAGCAAAACCACCAGCGAAGTCTGGGTGCTCGATGCGCAGCAGCCACAGGGCGATTTCAATTGCCTGGCTCCGCGCGAGGAAGGCCATGAATACGACGTTGATCACGGCATGCTGGACGGCCAGTGGTGCTGGTTGATCCGCAGCAACCAGAGTGGCATCAACTTCACGCTCTACCGCGCCACTGAGGCCAAGCCGCAGCGCCCGCATTGGCAACAGATTCGCGCTCACGACCCGCAGGTGATGCTCGAAGGCGCCACACTGAACCAACGAGCACTCACCCTCGCCCTGCGCGAAGGCGGCCTGCCGATCCTCGAAGTACAGCCGCAGGGGCAGGCGCCCTATCGCGTGCAGCTGCCGGATGCGGCCTACAGCCTCTACGTGCAGGACTGCCTGGAGTTCCACAGCCCGGTGATCCGCCTGCGCTACGAAGCGCTGAACCGTCCCGCGCAGGTACGTCAGCTGGAGTTGGCCACGGGTGAACAGCAGGTACTCAAGCAGACGCCGGTAGAAGGCCCATTCGATGCCGACGCCTATGAAAGTCGCCGTCTCTGGGCCAGCGCGGCCGACGGTACGCAGATCCCGATCAGCCTGGTAGCGCGCCGCGAGGTATTCGCCGCCGGCAAACCGGCACCGCTCTATCTCTATGGATACGGCGCCTACGGGGCGAGCCTCGACCCCTGGTTCTCCCACGCGCGCCTAAGCCTGCTGGAACGCGGTTTCGTCTTCGCCATCGCGCACATACGCGGCGGCGGCGAGATGGGCGAAGCCTGGTACCGCGCCGGCAAGCTCGAACACAAACAGAACACCTTCGACGATTTCATCGCCAGCGCCGAACGCCTGATCGCCGAGGGCCTGACCACCACTTCACAGCTGGCGATCAGCGGCGGCAGCGCTGGCGGCCTGCTGATTGGCGCCGTACTCAACCAGCGCCCCGAGCTATTCGCCGCCGCCATCGCCGAAGTGCCGTTCGTCGATGTGCTCAACACAATGCTCAACCCGGACCTGCCGCTGACCGTGACCGAGTACGACGAATGGGGCGACCCGAATCAGCCCGAGGTCTTCGAACGCATCAAGGCGTACGCACCTTACGAGAACGTCCGCGCCCAGACCTACCCGCCCATCCTCGCCGTCGCCGGTTACAACGACAGCCGCGTGCAGTACTGGGAAGCAGCTAAATGGGTGGCGAAACTGCGTCGCGACAAGACCGACGACAACCTGTTGCTGCTCAAGACCGATCTCGGCGCCGGCCATGGAGGCATGAGTGGGCGTTATCAGGGCATCAAGGATGTGGCGTTGGAGTACGCGTTTCTGTTCCGCGTGCTCGGGATAGCACACCCGTAG
- a CDS encoding YajD family HNH nuclease yields the protein MSTSKNPYYLSAQAEEGYRQKALKMYPHVCGRCAREFSGKRLSELTVHHRDHDHHNNPADGSNWELLCLFCHDNEHSRYTDQQYFAEGSTASPQAAKSTYKAFGDLASLLKKD from the coding sequence ATGAGCACCAGCAAAAACCCCTATTACCTGTCCGCCCAGGCCGAAGAAGGCTACCGGCAGAAAGCGCTGAAAATGTATCCCCACGTCTGTGGCCGCTGCGCCCGCGAGTTCTCTGGCAAGCGCCTGAGCGAACTGACCGTGCATCACCGCGACCATGACCACCACAACAACCCGGCCGATGGATCCAACTGGGAGCTGCTGTGCCTGTTCTGTCATGACAACGAACACTCGCGCTACACCGACCAGCAGTACTTCGCCGAAGGCTCCACCGCCAGCCCTCAGGCCGCCAAGTCGACCTACAAGGCCTTCGGCGATCTGGCCAGCCTGCTGAAAAAGGACTAG
- a CDS encoding RNA methyltransferase, whose product MANKRYACIGLFNPKSPENVGSIMRAAGCYGVSSVFYTGTRYDRAKDFITDTKKVHQDIPLINIDDLRKILPLGCTPVAVELVDDARALPAYTHPDRALYIFGPEDGSLQQEILDWCGAEVVYIPTQGCMNLAATVNVVLYDRLAKGNNTRSGPLF is encoded by the coding sequence GTGGCCAACAAGAGATACGCCTGCATCGGCCTGTTCAATCCGAAATCGCCGGAAAACGTCGGTTCTATCATGCGTGCGGCAGGCTGTTATGGCGTCAGTTCGGTGTTCTACACCGGAACCCGCTATGACCGCGCCAAGGATTTCATCACCGATACCAAGAAGGTTCACCAGGATATCCCGCTGATCAATATCGACGATCTGCGCAAGATCCTGCCGCTGGGCTGCACCCCGGTAGCGGTGGAACTGGTCGATGATGCCCGCGCCCTGCCCGCCTATACCCATCCCGACCGGGCGCTGTACATCTTCGGCCCGGAGGACGGCTCACTGCAGCAGGAGATTCTCGACTGGTGTGGCGCCGAAGTGGTGTACATCCCGACCCAGGGCTGCATGAACCTGGCCGCGACGGTCAACGTGGTGCTCTACGACCGCTTGGCCAAGGGTAACAACACCCGCTCCGGCCCCCTGTTCTGA
- a CDS encoding YcgN family cysteine cluster protein gives MAADLEPFWKRKTLAQLDAREWESLCDGCGLCCLQKLEDEDDGAVYYTRIACKLLDLQTCRCSDYPNRVKHVPDCIQLTPAQADQFRWLPPTCGYRLVSEGKDLPHWHHLVCGDPDAVHAERISQSGRMLSENSVAEGDWEDHLIFRAG, from the coding sequence ATGGCTGCCGACCTCGAACCCTTCTGGAAACGCAAGACACTCGCCCAGCTAGATGCGCGCGAGTGGGAGTCGCTGTGCGACGGTTGCGGCCTGTGCTGCCTGCAGAAGCTCGAGGACGAAGACGACGGCGCCGTCTACTACACGCGCATCGCCTGCAAGCTGTTGGACCTGCAAACCTGCCGTTGCAGCGATTACCCCAATCGGGTCAAGCACGTGCCTGACTGCATTCAGCTCACCCCGGCGCAGGCCGATCAGTTCCGCTGGTTGCCGCCCACCTGCGGTTATCGCCTGGTCAGCGAAGGCAAGGACCTGCCGCACTGGCATCATCTGGTCTGCGGCGACCCTGATGCCGTGCACGCCGAGCGCATTTCCCAATCAGGACGTATGCTCAGTGAGAACAGCGTGGCCGAAGGCGACTGGGAAGATCATCTGATTTTTCGCGCCGGTTGA